The following are encoded together in the Panthera leo isolate Ple1 chromosome B4, P.leo_Ple1_pat1.1, whole genome shotgun sequence genome:
- the BAZ2A gene encoding bromodomain adjacent to zinc finger domain protein 2A isoform X1, which produces MEANDHFNFTGLPPAPAASGLKPSPSSGEGLYTNGSPMNFPQQGKSLNGDVNVNGLSTVSHTTTSGILNSAPHSSSTSHLHHPSVAYDCLWNYSQYPSANPGSNLKDPPLLSQFSGGQYPLNGILGGSRQPSSPSHNTNLRAGSQEFWANGTQSPMGLNFDSQELYDSFPDQNFEVMPNGPPSFFTSPQTSPMLGSSIQTFAPSQEVGSGIHPNEAAEKELTSVVAENGTGLVGSLELEEEQPELKMCGYNGSVPSVESLHQEVSVLVPDPTVSCLDDPSHLPDQLEDTPILSEVSLEPFNPLAPEPVSGGLYGIDDTELMGTEDKLPLEDSPVISALDCPSLNNATAFSLLADDSQTSASIFASPTSPPVLGESVLQDNTFDLNNGSDAEQEEMETQSSDFPPSLTQPAPDQSSTIQLHPATSPAAPPTASPAISLAVSPAASLEISPEVSPAVSPAVSPEVSPVISPAAFPAVSPTSSAALPPVSSEVSLTASPVTSPKVSPAASPAAVLPTASPADKDVSSLPETTADLEEITGEGVTTSGSGDVLRRRIATPEEVRLPLQHGWRREVRIKKGSHRWQGETWYYGPCGKRMKQFPEVIKYLSRNVVHNVRREHFSFSPRMPVGDFFEERDTPEGLQWVQLSAEEIPSRIQAITGKRGRPRNTEKAKTKEVPKVKRGRGRPPKVKITELLNKTDNRLLKKLEAQETLNEEDKAKMTKIKKKMKQKVQRGECQSTVQGQARNKRKQETKSLKQKEAKKKPKVEKEKVKTKQEKLKEKVKREKKEKVKVKEKEEVAKGKSACKADKTLAMQRRLEERQRQQMILEEMKKPTEDMCLTDHQPLPDFSRIPGLILPSGAFSDCLTIVEFLHSFGKVLGFDPAKDVPSLGVLQEGLLCQGDSLGEVQDLLVRLLKAALYDPGLPSYCQSLKILGEKVSEIPLTRDNVSEILRCFLMAYGVEPALCDSLRTQPFQAQPPQQKAAVLAFLVHELNGSTLIINEIDKTLESMSSYRKNKWIVEGRLRRLKTALAKRTGRPEVEMQGPEEGLGRRRSSRIMEETSGMEEEEEEETVATIHGRRGRRDGEVDATASSIPELERQIEKLSKRQLFFRKKLLHSSQMLRAVSLGQDRYRRRYWVLPYLAGIFVEGTEESLVPEDVIKQETDSLKVAAHPAPSPAPFSLKKELAGSSTSASTPARARGRPRKTKPGSMQPRHLKSPVRGQGSEQPDAQLQREIQPHPQLQAHAQPQPQLQLHPQSQNGFLEPEGSPLSLGQSQHDLSQSAFLSWLSQTQSHGSLLSSSVLTPDSSPGKLDPTPTQPLEEPEPDEAESIPDSQAPWFNFSAQMPCNAAPTPPPAVSEDQPTLSPQQPASSKPMSRPSAANPCSPVQLSSTPLPGMAAKRRAGDPGGTPQSLTGLGQPKRRGRPPSKFFKQIEQRYLTQLTAQPVPAEMCSGWWCIQDPETLDATLKALHPRGIREKALHKHLNKHRDFLQEVCLRPSTDPIFEPSQLPAFQEGIMSWCPKEKTYETDLAVLQWVEELEQRVILSDLQIRGWTCPSPDSTREDLSYCEHLPDSQEDITWRGRGREGLAPQRKTTNPLDLAVMRLAALEQNVERRYLREPLWPAHEVVLEKALLSTPSSAPQCTTTEISYEITPRIRAWRQTLERCRSAAQVCLCLGQLERSIAWEKSVNKVTCLVCRKGDNDEFLLLCDGCDRGCHIYCHRPKMEAVPEGDWFCAVCLAQQVEGGFTQKPGFPKRGQKRKSSYELNFPEGDGRRRRVLSRGRESPAAPRYSEEGLSPSKRRRLSMRNHHSDLTFCEIILMEMESHDAAWPFLEPVNPRLVSGYRRIIKNPMDFSTMRERLLRGGYTSSEEFAADALLVFDNCQTFNEDDSEVGKAGHIMRRFFESRWEEFYQGKQANL; this is translated from the exons ATGGAGGCAAACGACCATTTTAACTTTACTGGCCTTCCCCCTGCACCTGCTGCCTCAGGACTGAAACCCTCTCCCTCCTCAGGGGAGGGCCTCTACACTAACGGGTCTCCCATGAACTTCCCCCAGCAAGGGAAAA gTTTGAATGGGGATGTGAATGTTAATGGCTTATCTACTGTATCTCACACTACTACTTCAGGGATTTTGAACTCTGCTCCCCACTCCTCCAGCACCTCACACCTCCATCACCCCAGCGTGGCCTACGACTGTCTCTGGAACTACTCACAGTACCCATCTGCCAATCCTGGCAGCAACCTCAAGGAcccaccccttctctcccagTTCTCGGGGGGACAATACCCACTCAACGGCATCCTTGGGGGCAGCCGGCAACCTTCATCCCCAAGTCACAACACTAACCTTCGGGCTGGGAGCCAAGAGTTCTGGGCCAACGGTACCCAGAGTCCCATGGGGCTTAACTTCGACTCACAGGAACTGTATGATTCCTTTCCTGACCAGAATTTTGAGGTGATGCCCAATGGACCCCCTAGTTTTTTCACCTCCCCACAGACTTCTCCTATGTTGGGATCCAGCATCCAGACCTTTGCACCCTCCCAGGAGGTAGGCAGTGGTATCCATCCCAATGAGGCGGCAGAAAAGGAGCTGACTTCAGTTGTGGCAGAGAATGGCACTGGCTTGGTAGGCAGCCTGGAGCTGGAAGAAGAGCAGCCAG AACTGAAGATGTGTGGCTACAATGGCTCTGTCCCTTCTGTGGAATCATTACACCAAGAGGTCTCAGTCTTGGTCCCTGACCCCACAGTGAGCTGCTTAGATGATCCTTCACATCTTCCTGATCAACTGGAAGACACTCCAATCCTCAGTGAAGTCTCTCTGGAGCCCTTCAACCCTCTGGCACCGG AGCCAGTGAGTGGAGGACTCTATGGTATAGATGACACGGAGCTGATGGGTACAGAGGACAAGCTGCCTCTTGAGGACAGCCCTGTGATTTCTGCCCTTGATTGCCCTTCCCTCAATAACGCCACTGCCTTCAGTCTCCTGGCAGATGACAGTCAAACTTCAGCCTCTATCTTTGCCAGCCCCACCTCTCCACCTGTCCTTGGGGAGTCTGTCCTGCAAG ATAACACCTTTGACCTGAACAATGGTAGTGAtgcagaacaggaagaaatggagactcagTCTTCAGACTTCCCACCATCTCTGACCCAGCCAGCCCCTGACCAGTCATCCACTATTCAGCTCCATCCAGCAACTTCACCAGCAGCCCCACCAACAGCCTCCCCGGCAATCTCCCTGGCAGTTTCGCCAGCAGCCTCCCTGGAAATCTCTCCAGAAGTCTCCCCAGCAGTTTCGCCAGCAGTCTCCCCAGAAGTTTCTCCAGTCATCTCTCCAGCAGCATTCCCAGCTGTCTCTCCAACTTCCTCAGCAGCCCTTCCACCAGTCTCCTCAGAAGTCTCCTTGACGGCCTCCCCGGTGACCTCCCCAAAAGTGTCCCCTGCAGCTTCCCCAGCAGCTGTCCTCCCAACAGCCTCCCCGGCAGATAAAGATGTCAGCAGCCTCCCTGAAACCACTGCCGACCTGGAGGAAATCACTGGAGAAGGAGTCACTACTTCTGGTAGTG GTGATGTCCTAAGGAGACGTATTGCTACCCCAGAAGAAGTTCGTCTTCCCCTCCAGCATGG GTGGCGGAGAGAGGTGCGCATCAAGAAGGGTAGCCACCGATGGCAGGGGGAGACATGGTATTATGGCCCCTGTGGGAAGAGGATGAAACAGTTCCCAGAAGTGATCAAG TACCTGAGCCGCAACGTGGTACACAATGTCCGTCGTGAGCACTTCAGTTTCAGTCCCCGTATGCCTGTTGGAGATTTCtttgaagagagagacacaccaGAG GGCTTGCAGTGGGTGCAGCTCTCAGCAGAGGAGATCCCTTCCAGGATTCAGGCAATTACGGGGAAACGGGGCCGACCTCGAAACACTGAGAAGGCCAAGACTAAGGAAGTCCCCAAGGTGAAACGGGGACGAGGTCGGCCACCGAAGGTCAAAATCACTGAGCTGTTGAATAAGACAGATAACCGCCTCCTAAAGAAACTGGAGGCCCAAG AAACACTGAATGAGGAGGATAAAGCAAAGATGACTAAAATCAAGAAGAAGATGAAGCAGAAGGTACAACGAGGAGAGTGTCAGTCTACTGTCCAAGGGCAG GCCAGAAACAAGCGGAAACAAGAGACCAAGAGCTTAAAGCAGAAGGAAGCTAAGAAGAAACCCAAG gtggagaaggagaaggtaaagacaaagcaggaaaaactgaaggagaaagtgaagagagagaagaaagagaaggtaaaagtgaaggaaaaggaggaagtggCCAAAGGCAAGTCAGCCTGTAAAGCAGATAAAACGCTGGCCATGCAGAGGCGCTTGGAGGAGCGGCAGAGGCAGCAGATGATCTTGGAGGAGATGAAGAAGCCCACAGAGGATATGTGTCTGACTGACCATCAG CCTCTACCTGACTTCTCACGCATCCCTGGTCTGATCCTGCCCAGTGGGGCCTTCTCAGACTGCTTGACCATCGTGGAATTCCTGCACAGCTTCGGCAAGGTGCTGGGCTTTGACCCTGCCAAAGATGTACCCAGCCTGGGGGTCCTACAGGAGGGACTCCTGTGTCAAGGCGACAGCCTGGGTGAGGTGCAAGATCTGCTGGTGCGGCTCCTGAAGGCTGCGCTCTATGATCCTGGCTTGCCTTCCTACTGTCAG TCCTTAAAGATCTTGGGAGAGAAGGTGTCTGAGATCCCACTGACAAGAGACAATGTGTCTGAGATCCTGCGCTGCTTCCTCATGGCGTATGGAGTGGAGCCAGCCCTCTGTGACAGCCTGCGCACCCAGCCTTTTCAGGCCCAGCCACCCCAGCAGAAGGCTGCTGTCCTGGCCTTCCTTGTACATGAGCTCAACGGTTCCACGCTCATCATCAa TGAGATTGACAAGACTCTGGAGAGTATGTCCAGCTACAGGAAAAACAAGTGGATTGTTGAAGGCCGGCTCCGGAG ACTGAAAACTGCTCTGGCCAAGCGAACTGGGCGACCGGAGGTAGAGATGCAAGGGCCAGAGGAGGGCCTGGGGCGGAGGCGCAGTTCTCGAATCATGGAGGAGACCAGTGgcatggaggaagaggaagaggaagagactgtGGCGACTATCCATGGCCGTAGGGGTCGAAGAGATGGAGAG gttgATGCCACAGCTTCAAGCATCCCAGAGCTAGAGCGCCAAATAGAAAAACTCAGCAAG CGTCAGCTCTTCTTTCGAAAAAAGCTGCTTCATTCATCCCAGATGCTTCGGGCAGTCTCCTTGGGTCAGGACCGCTACAGACGCCGCTATTGGGTCTTGCCCTATTTGGCTGGTATCTTTGTGGAAGGAACAGAGGAGAGCTTAG TTCCTGAGGATGTGATAAAGCAGGAAACTGACTCCTTAAAAGTGGCAGCCcatccagcccccagcccagcccccttctctctgAAGAAGGAGTTAGCTGGCTCCAGCACCTCTGCCAGTACTCCTGCCCGGGCCCGAGGCCGACCTCGGAAAACTAAGCCTGGGTCTATGCAACCTAGGCACCTTAAATCCCCTGTTAGGGGTCAGGGTTCAGAACAGCCTGATGCCCAGCTTCAGCGTGAAATTCAGCCCCATCCTCAGCTTCAGGCTCATGCTCAGCCCCAACCCCAGCTTCAGCTCCATCCCCAATCCCAAAATGGGTTCCTGGAGCCAGAAGGCTCCCCCTTGTCCTTGGGTCAGAGCCAGCATGACCTCAGCCAGTCAGCTTTCCTGTCTTGGCTGAGCCAGACTCAGAGCCATGGCTCCCTACTGAGCAGCTCAGTCCTCACACCTGACAGCAGCCCTGGAAAACTGGACCCAACCCCAACACAGCCCTTGGAGGAGCCAGAGCCGGATGAGGCAGAATCCATCCCCGATTCTCAAGCTCCCTGGTTTAACTTCTCAGCCCAGATGCCTTGCAATGCTGCCCCTACACCACCCCCTGCAGTTTCTGAGGACCAGCCTACACTCTCCCCTCAGCAACCTGCCTCCTCCAAGCCA ATGAGTAGACCCAGTGCTGCCAACCCCTGTTCTCCAGTGCAGCTCTCTTCTACCCCTTTACCTGGGATGGCCGCTAAGAGGCGAGCAGGAGACCCTGGGGGAACACCACAGAGTCTCACAGGGCTAGGACAGCCAAAACGGAGAGGGAGACCCCCCAGTAAGTTCTTCAAACAGATAGAGCAGCGTTATCTAACCCAGCTGACTGCCCAGCCCGTCCCCGCAG AGATGTGCTCTGGCTGGTGGTGCATCCAAGATCCTGAGACACTGGATGCCACGCTCAAGGCCCTGCACCCCCGAGGCATCCGAGAAAAGGCACTTCACAAACACCTAAACAAGCACAGGGACTTCTTACAGGAAGTCTGCCTACGACCTTCAACTG ACCCCATCTTTGAGCCCAGTCAGCTACCTGCCTTTCAAGAAGGGATTATGAGCTGGTGCCCCAAAGAGAAGACCTATGAAACAGACCTGGCTGTGCTTCAGTGGGTAGAGGAGCTGGAACAGCGGGTTATCCTGTCTGATCTGCAGATTCGG GGCTGGACCTGTCCCAGCCCAGACTCTACTCGTGAAGACTTGTCCTACTGTGAGCATCTACCTGACTCTCAGGAGGATATCACCTGGAGAGGTCGAGGTAGGGAAGGACTGGCACCCCAGCGTAAAACTACCAACCCTCTGGACCTGGCTGTGATGCGGCTGGCTGCCCTGGAGCAGAATGTGGAGCGGCGGTATCTACGGGAGCCCCTCTGGCCAGCTCATGAGGTGGTGCTAGAGAAGGCCTTGCTCAGCACGCCCAGTAGTGCCCCCCAGTGCACCACTACAGAGAT ATCATATGAGATCACCCCTCGCATTCGAGCATGGCGACAGACACTTGAGCGGTGCAGGAGTGCAGCCCAGGTGTGCTTGTGCCTGGGCCAGCTGGAGAGGTCGATTGCCTGGGAGAAGTCCGTCAACAAAGTG ACCTGTCTCGTCTGCCGGAAGGGTGACAATGATGAGTTTCTTCTGCTTTGTGATGGGTGTGACCGCGGCTGCCACATTTACTGCCATCGGCCCAAGATGGAGGCTGTCCCAGAAGGAGATTGGTTCTGTGCAGTATGTTTGGCCCAG CAGGTAGAGGGAGGATTCACTCAGAAGCCTGGTTTCCCAAAACGAGGCCAGAAGCGGAAAAGTAGTTATGAGCTGAACTTCCCAGAGGGGGATGGCCGCCGACGCCGGGTACTGTCAAGGGGTCGAGAAAGCCCAGCGGCGCCCCGGTACTCAGAAGAAGGGCTGTCCCCCTCCAAGCGGCGGCGACTCTCCATGCGGAACCACCACAGTGATCTCACATTTTGCGA GATTATCTTGATGGAGATGGAGTCCCATGACGCAGCTTGGCCTTTCCTGGAGCCCGTGAACCCACGTTTGGTGAGCGGGTACCGGCGCATCATCAAAAACCCTATGGATTTTTCCACCATGCGGGAGCGACTGCTCCGGGGAGG GTACACCAGCTCGGAGGAGTTCGCGGCAGACGCACTCCTGGTCTTTGACAACTGCCAGACCTTCAATGAGGATGACTCTGAAGTGGGCAAGGCTGGGCACATCATGCGCCGCTTCTTCGAGAGCCGCTGGGAGGAGTTTTATCAGGGAAAACAGGCCAATCTGTGA
- the BAZ2A gene encoding bromodomain adjacent to zinc finger domain protein 2A isoform X3, which produces MCGYNGSVPSVESLHQEVSVLVPDPTVSCLDDPSHLPDQLEDTPILSEVSLEPFNPLAPEPVSGGLYGIDDTELMGTEDKLPLEDSPVISALDCPSLNNATAFSLLADDSQTSASIFASPTSPPVLGESVLQDNTFDLNNGSDAEQEEMETQSSDFPPSLTQPAPDQSSTIQLHPATSPAAPPTASPAISLAVSPAASLEISPEVSPAVSPAVSPEVSPVISPAAFPAVSPTSSAALPPVSSEVSLTASPVTSPKVSPAASPAAVLPTASPADKDVSSLPETTADLEEITGEGVTTSGSGDVLRRRIATPEEVRLPLQHGWRREVRIKKGSHRWQGETWYYGPCGKRMKQFPEVIKYLSRNVVHNVRREHFSFSPRMPVGDFFEERDTPEGLQWVQLSAEEIPSRIQAITGKRGRPRNTEKAKTKEVPKVKRGRGRPPKVKITELLNKTDNRLLKKLEAQETLNEEDKAKMTKIKKKMKQKVQRGECQSTVQGQARNKRKQETKSLKQKEAKKKPKVEKEKVKTKQEKLKEKVKREKKEKVKVKEKEEVAKGKSACKADKTLAMQRRLEERQRQQMILEEMKKPTEDMCLTDHQPLPDFSRIPGLILPSGAFSDCLTIVEFLHSFGKVLGFDPAKDVPSLGVLQEGLLCQGDSLGEVQDLLVRLLKAALYDPGLPSYCQSLKILGEKVSEIPLTRDNVSEILRCFLMAYGVEPALCDSLRTQPFQAQPPQQKAAVLAFLVHELNGSTLIINEIDKTLESMSSYRKNKWIVEGRLRRLKTALAKRTGRPEVEMQGPEEGLGRRRSSRIMEETSGMEEEEEEETVATIHGRRGRRDGEVDATASSIPELERQIEKLSKRQLFFRKKLLHSSQMLRAVSLGQDRYRRRYWVLPYLAGIFVEGTEESLVPEDVIKQETDSLKVAAHPAPSPAPFSLKKELAGSSTSASTPARARGRPRKTKPGSMQPRHLKSPVRGQGSEQPDAQLQREIQPHPQLQAHAQPQPQLQLHPQSQNGFLEPEGSPLSLGQSQHDLSQSAFLSWLSQTQSHGSLLSSSVLTPDSSPGKLDPTPTQPLEEPEPDEAESIPDSQAPWFNFSAQMPCNAAPTPPPAVSEDQPTLSPQQPASSKPMSRPSAANPCSPVQLSSTPLPGMAAKRRAGDPGGTPQSLTGLGQPKRRGRPPSKFFKQIEQRYLTQLTAQPVPAEMCSGWWCIQDPETLDATLKALHPRGIREKALHKHLNKHRDFLQEVCLRPSTDPIFEPSQLPAFQEGIMSWCPKEKTYETDLAVLQWVEELEQRVILSDLQIRGWTCPSPDSTREDLSYCEHLPDSQEDITWRGRGREGLAPQRKTTNPLDLAVMRLAALEQNVERRYLREPLWPAHEVVLEKALLSTPSSAPQCTTTEISYEITPRIRAWRQTLERCRSAAQVCLCLGQLERSIAWEKSVNKVTCLVCRKGDNDEFLLLCDGCDRGCHIYCHRPKMEAVPEGDWFCAVCLAQQVEGGFTQKPGFPKRGQKRKSSYELNFPEGDGRRRRVLSRGRESPAAPRYSEEGLSPSKRRRLSMRNHHSDLTFCEIILMEMESHDAAWPFLEPVNPRLVSGYRRIIKNPMDFSTMRERLLRGGYTSSEEFAADALLVFDNCQTFNEDDSEVGKAGHIMRRFFESRWEEFYQGKQANL; this is translated from the exons ATGTGTGGCTACAATGGCTCTGTCCCTTCTGTGGAATCATTACACCAAGAGGTCTCAGTCTTGGTCCCTGACCCCACAGTGAGCTGCTTAGATGATCCTTCACATCTTCCTGATCAACTGGAAGACACTCCAATCCTCAGTGAAGTCTCTCTGGAGCCCTTCAACCCTCTGGCACCGG AGCCAGTGAGTGGAGGACTCTATGGTATAGATGACACGGAGCTGATGGGTACAGAGGACAAGCTGCCTCTTGAGGACAGCCCTGTGATTTCTGCCCTTGATTGCCCTTCCCTCAATAACGCCACTGCCTTCAGTCTCCTGGCAGATGACAGTCAAACTTCAGCCTCTATCTTTGCCAGCCCCACCTCTCCACCTGTCCTTGGGGAGTCTGTCCTGCAAG ATAACACCTTTGACCTGAACAATGGTAGTGAtgcagaacaggaagaaatggagactcagTCTTCAGACTTCCCACCATCTCTGACCCAGCCAGCCCCTGACCAGTCATCCACTATTCAGCTCCATCCAGCAACTTCACCAGCAGCCCCACCAACAGCCTCCCCGGCAATCTCCCTGGCAGTTTCGCCAGCAGCCTCCCTGGAAATCTCTCCAGAAGTCTCCCCAGCAGTTTCGCCAGCAGTCTCCCCAGAAGTTTCTCCAGTCATCTCTCCAGCAGCATTCCCAGCTGTCTCTCCAACTTCCTCAGCAGCCCTTCCACCAGTCTCCTCAGAAGTCTCCTTGACGGCCTCCCCGGTGACCTCCCCAAAAGTGTCCCCTGCAGCTTCCCCAGCAGCTGTCCTCCCAACAGCCTCCCCGGCAGATAAAGATGTCAGCAGCCTCCCTGAAACCACTGCCGACCTGGAGGAAATCACTGGAGAAGGAGTCACTACTTCTGGTAGTG GTGATGTCCTAAGGAGACGTATTGCTACCCCAGAAGAAGTTCGTCTTCCCCTCCAGCATGG GTGGCGGAGAGAGGTGCGCATCAAGAAGGGTAGCCACCGATGGCAGGGGGAGACATGGTATTATGGCCCCTGTGGGAAGAGGATGAAACAGTTCCCAGAAGTGATCAAG TACCTGAGCCGCAACGTGGTACACAATGTCCGTCGTGAGCACTTCAGTTTCAGTCCCCGTATGCCTGTTGGAGATTTCtttgaagagagagacacaccaGAG GGCTTGCAGTGGGTGCAGCTCTCAGCAGAGGAGATCCCTTCCAGGATTCAGGCAATTACGGGGAAACGGGGCCGACCTCGAAACACTGAGAAGGCCAAGACTAAGGAAGTCCCCAAGGTGAAACGGGGACGAGGTCGGCCACCGAAGGTCAAAATCACTGAGCTGTTGAATAAGACAGATAACCGCCTCCTAAAGAAACTGGAGGCCCAAG AAACACTGAATGAGGAGGATAAAGCAAAGATGACTAAAATCAAGAAGAAGATGAAGCAGAAGGTACAACGAGGAGAGTGTCAGTCTACTGTCCAAGGGCAG GCCAGAAACAAGCGGAAACAAGAGACCAAGAGCTTAAAGCAGAAGGAAGCTAAGAAGAAACCCAAG gtggagaaggagaaggtaaagacaaagcaggaaaaactgaaggagaaagtgaagagagagaagaaagagaaggtaaaagtgaaggaaaaggaggaagtggCCAAAGGCAAGTCAGCCTGTAAAGCAGATAAAACGCTGGCCATGCAGAGGCGCTTGGAGGAGCGGCAGAGGCAGCAGATGATCTTGGAGGAGATGAAGAAGCCCACAGAGGATATGTGTCTGACTGACCATCAG CCTCTACCTGACTTCTCACGCATCCCTGGTCTGATCCTGCCCAGTGGGGCCTTCTCAGACTGCTTGACCATCGTGGAATTCCTGCACAGCTTCGGCAAGGTGCTGGGCTTTGACCCTGCCAAAGATGTACCCAGCCTGGGGGTCCTACAGGAGGGACTCCTGTGTCAAGGCGACAGCCTGGGTGAGGTGCAAGATCTGCTGGTGCGGCTCCTGAAGGCTGCGCTCTATGATCCTGGCTTGCCTTCCTACTGTCAG TCCTTAAAGATCTTGGGAGAGAAGGTGTCTGAGATCCCACTGACAAGAGACAATGTGTCTGAGATCCTGCGCTGCTTCCTCATGGCGTATGGAGTGGAGCCAGCCCTCTGTGACAGCCTGCGCACCCAGCCTTTTCAGGCCCAGCCACCCCAGCAGAAGGCTGCTGTCCTGGCCTTCCTTGTACATGAGCTCAACGGTTCCACGCTCATCATCAa TGAGATTGACAAGACTCTGGAGAGTATGTCCAGCTACAGGAAAAACAAGTGGATTGTTGAAGGCCGGCTCCGGAG ACTGAAAACTGCTCTGGCCAAGCGAACTGGGCGACCGGAGGTAGAGATGCAAGGGCCAGAGGAGGGCCTGGGGCGGAGGCGCAGTTCTCGAATCATGGAGGAGACCAGTGgcatggaggaagaggaagaggaagagactgtGGCGACTATCCATGGCCGTAGGGGTCGAAGAGATGGAGAG gttgATGCCACAGCTTCAAGCATCCCAGAGCTAGAGCGCCAAATAGAAAAACTCAGCAAG CGTCAGCTCTTCTTTCGAAAAAAGCTGCTTCATTCATCCCAGATGCTTCGGGCAGTCTCCTTGGGTCAGGACCGCTACAGACGCCGCTATTGGGTCTTGCCCTATTTGGCTGGTATCTTTGTGGAAGGAACAGAGGAGAGCTTAG TTCCTGAGGATGTGATAAAGCAGGAAACTGACTCCTTAAAAGTGGCAGCCcatccagcccccagcccagcccccttctctctgAAGAAGGAGTTAGCTGGCTCCAGCACCTCTGCCAGTACTCCTGCCCGGGCCCGAGGCCGACCTCGGAAAACTAAGCCTGGGTCTATGCAACCTAGGCACCTTAAATCCCCTGTTAGGGGTCAGGGTTCAGAACAGCCTGATGCCCAGCTTCAGCGTGAAATTCAGCCCCATCCTCAGCTTCAGGCTCATGCTCAGCCCCAACCCCAGCTTCAGCTCCATCCCCAATCCCAAAATGGGTTCCTGGAGCCAGAAGGCTCCCCCTTGTCCTTGGGTCAGAGCCAGCATGACCTCAGCCAGTCAGCTTTCCTGTCTTGGCTGAGCCAGACTCAGAGCCATGGCTCCCTACTGAGCAGCTCAGTCCTCACACCTGACAGCAGCCCTGGAAAACTGGACCCAACCCCAACACAGCCCTTGGAGGAGCCAGAGCCGGATGAGGCAGAATCCATCCCCGATTCTCAAGCTCCCTGGTTTAACTTCTCAGCCCAGATGCCTTGCAATGCTGCCCCTACACCACCCCCTGCAGTTTCTGAGGACCAGCCTACACTCTCCCCTCAGCAACCTGCCTCCTCCAAGCCA ATGAGTAGACCCAGTGCTGCCAACCCCTGTTCTCCAGTGCAGCTCTCTTCTACCCCTTTACCTGGGATGGCCGCTAAGAGGCGAGCAGGAGACCCTGGGGGAACACCACAGAGTCTCACAGGGCTAGGACAGCCAAAACGGAGAGGGAGACCCCCCAGTAAGTTCTTCAAACAGATAGAGCAGCGTTATCTAACCCAGCTGACTGCCCAGCCCGTCCCCGCAG AGATGTGCTCTGGCTGGTGGTGCATCCAAGATCCTGAGACACTGGATGCCACGCTCAAGGCCCTGCACCCCCGAGGCATCCGAGAAAAGGCACTTCACAAACACCTAAACAAGCACAGGGACTTCTTACAGGAAGTCTGCCTACGACCTTCAACTG ACCCCATCTTTGAGCCCAGTCAGCTACCTGCCTTTCAAGAAGGGATTATGAGCTGGTGCCCCAAAGAGAAGACCTATGAAACAGACCTGGCTGTGCTTCAGTGGGTAGAGGAGCTGGAACAGCGGGTTATCCTGTCTGATCTGCAGATTCGG GGCTGGACCTGTCCCAGCCCAGACTCTACTCGTGAAGACTTGTCCTACTGTGAGCATCTACCTGACTCTCAGGAGGATATCACCTGGAGAGGTCGAGGTAGGGAAGGACTGGCACCCCAGCGTAAAACTACCAACCCTCTGGACCTGGCTGTGATGCGGCTGGCTGCCCTGGAGCAGAATGTGGAGCGGCGGTATCTACGGGAGCCCCTCTGGCCAGCTCATGAGGTGGTGCTAGAGAAGGCCTTGCTCAGCACGCCCAGTAGTGCCCCCCAGTGCACCACTACAGAGAT ATCATATGAGATCACCCCTCGCATTCGAGCATGGCGACAGACACTTGAGCGGTGCAGGAGTGCAGCCCAGGTGTGCTTGTGCCTGGGCCAGCTGGAGAGGTCGATTGCCTGGGAGAAGTCCGTCAACAAAGTG ACCTGTCTCGTCTGCCGGAAGGGTGACAATGATGAGTTTCTTCTGCTTTGTGATGGGTGTGACCGCGGCTGCCACATTTACTGCCATCGGCCCAAGATGGAGGCTGTCCCAGAAGGAGATTGGTTCTGTGCAGTATGTTTGGCCCAG CAGGTAGAGGGAGGATTCACTCAGAAGCCTGGTTTCCCAAAACGAGGCCAGAAGCGGAAAAGTAGTTATGAGCTGAACTTCCCAGAGGGGGATGGCCGCCGACGCCGGGTACTGTCAAGGGGTCGAGAAAGCCCAGCGGCGCCCCGGTACTCAGAAGAAGGGCTGTCCCCCTCCAAGCGGCGGCGACTCTCCATGCGGAACCACCACAGTGATCTCACATTTTGCGA GATTATCTTGATGGAGATGGAGTCCCATGACGCAGCTTGGCCTTTCCTGGAGCCCGTGAACCCACGTTTGGTGAGCGGGTACCGGCGCATCATCAAAAACCCTATGGATTTTTCCACCATGCGGGAGCGACTGCTCCGGGGAGG GTACACCAGCTCGGAGGAGTTCGCGGCAGACGCACTCCTGGTCTTTGACAACTGCCAGACCTTCAATGAGGATGACTCTGAAGTGGGCAAGGCTGGGCACATCATGCGCCGCTTCTTCGAGAGCCGCTGGGAGGAGTTTTATCAGGGAAAACAGGCCAATCTGTGA